The nucleotide window TCGGAAAGCCATAACCGGGCTTGTCCTTATCGGAACACGACATCAGCAGCCCAACGCCGAAAATCAGCGCTCCGGTAAGTATTTTTTGATTCGTTTTCATAGCTCCCTCCATTCTTAGGTTAATTTTACTTAACATACTTAAAATAACCTTTTTTTTTCAAATAAGCTAAAAAAATTTTCATTTATTCACTTTTTTTGAAAAAACACCCGAAAAAGGCAGGGCAAATTGACTCAAAAGGCTTGTTTTTGACACTTTCAGCGTGCGTTTTCTATATTTTCGCCCATGACTAAAAGACGCGTAGTAATCACTGGTATGGGAGCGGTGACTCCCGTTGGCAAGAACATCAACGATTTTTGGGCGGCCATTCGCGCAGGCAAGTGCGGCGTCGGCCCCATCACCCTTTTTGACGCAAGCAACTGCCCGGTAAAGATTGCTGCCGAAGTCAAGGATTTTAAGCCCGAAGAACACGGGATCGACCCGAAAGAAGCCCGCCGCATGGCCCGCTTCACGCAGTTCCTGCTTGCAGCTTCCAAGGAAGCGGTCGCAGACGCAAGCCTTACACCCGAAGACCTGGCTGCGGACACCACGGGCATCGTAGCAGGTACGGGTCTCGGCGGTCTCGACATTGTCGATTCCACCTACACGCAGTATATGAACGGCGGTCGCCGCAAGGTTTCGCCGCTCGCCATGCCGCAGCTGATTCCGAACGAAGCGGGCGCAAACGTCTCTATCGCACTTGGCATCACAGGAGAAGCCCACACGGTCTGCACGGCCTGCGCTTCGGGTACCGACGCTATCGGTGTCGCCCTCGACGCGATCCGCTCGGGTCGTCTGGACATCTGCCTTGCAGGAGGCTCCGAAAGCGGCATTACCGATTACAGCATCAAGAGCTTCGCTGGCATGCACGCCCTGACCGACAAGTTCAACGACTGTCCGGAAAAGGCCTCGCGCCCCTTCGACCTGAACCGCTCCGGATTCGTGATGGGTGAAGGCGGTGCCGTGCTGATTCTTGAAGAATTGGAACACGCCAAGGCCCGCGGC belongs to uncultured Fibrobacter sp. and includes:
- the fabF gene encoding beta-ketoacyl-ACP synthase II, with product MTKRRVVITGMGAVTPVGKNINDFWAAIRAGKCGVGPITLFDASNCPVKIAAEVKDFKPEEHGIDPKEARRMARFTQFLLAASKEAVADASLTPEDLAADTTGIVAGTGLGGLDIVDSTYTQYMNGGRRKVSPLAMPQLIPNEAGANVSIALGITGEAHTVCTACASGTDAIGVALDAIRSGRLDICLAGGSESGITDYSIKSFAGMHALTDKFNDCPEKASRPFDLNRSGFVMGEGGAVLILEELEHAKARGAKIYAELAGYGASADAYHITSPRPGGETCAKALTRAIKDAGIAPTDINYYNAHGTSTHLNDATETAMLKVALGEHAYKIKVSSTKSMTGHCVGAAGVCEAIVSTLAIRDSFYPATINYETPDPECDLDYVPNKGVEGNIDVAASASLGFGGHNGVVIIKKYNG